The Peromyscus leucopus breed LL Stock unplaced genomic scaffold, UCI_PerLeu_2.1 scaffold_1271, whole genome shotgun sequence DNA window TGACTTTAGTCATTGGACTGTCCAGTCATGCTTGGAGATCTTGAATGATTGGATACTGCAAACAGTGTACAATAAGGAGTGAGGTTGCAGGGGTGTGATGACTTCCTTCAGAGAACATGTAGAATAGATCAAATGCACTCTGGTATGAGGAACTTGTACCCAAACACAACTTTCCTATACTCTCAGTAAATACGCATCTGAACATAGGTTCAAGGTTCAGTTCACAGAAACTGTTCCTCCCTGCTGCAGAGAGCCTAAAA harbors:
- the LOC114687725 gene encoding cytochrome P450 3A31-like isoform X2, which encodes MDLTSVLSLETWVLLAISLVLLYRYGTHKHDIFKKQGIPGPKPLPFVGTLLNYYKGMWKFDIECYKKYGKIWGLSAAGRNSFCELNLEPMFRCVFTESIGKLCLGTSSSYQSAFDLFYMFSEGSHHTPATSLLIVHCLQYPIIQDLQA